CCGTTTTGTAAGAGCTCGGCCACATTGACCGCATCGGGAGGAATAGGATCAGCAAGTGTTTTGACTCCATTGATGTGACCGTATTGACCAGTTAGAATGCTTGCGCGGCTGGGCGTGCAGATCGCATTGACACAGTAGGTGCGATCCATCCGCATTCCCTCTTTTGCCAATCGATCAATATGGGGTGTTTTAAAAACAGAGGTCAGATGACTCCCATAAGCACTGATGGCATTGGTCGCATGATCATCCGACATGATGTACACGATATTGAGTGGTTGCGACTGAACCGCAGCGGCCAAGCCGAGCCATGTCGCACAAAGTAGAAGGAGCGTTTTATAATTCATAGGGTGCCTCTCAGTAAGCCTGCATAGAATGAACAATAGCAACTGCAAACCGGCTTGCTCGTTGGTCCATCCTCCCCCAGCCTACTTCTCTCATCTCAACTCTATGCAATTTTCTAACCAACAAATCGTCGAGCGACTCCTGTCTGTCATTGAGAACGACATTGTGCCTCTGACCCGGGACGGAGTATCCAAAGGAAACAAGATCTTTGGTGGCGCCATATTGCTGAAGAAAGATCTCTCGCTTGTTCTGGCTGGCACCAACAACGAGACTGCCAATCCGCTCTATCATGGAGAGATCCACACGATGGAGCTGCTCTATCAAATGCCGAAAGAAGAGCGCCCGGATCCGAAAGATTGTATTTTCTTTGCTACTCATGAGCCCTGCACGCTGTGCCTGTCGGCCATCACTTGGGGAGGCTATGACAATTTCTACTACCTCTTCAGTCACGAGGATTCACGGGATGATTTCCACATCGGTCATGATCTACGAATTCTCAAAGAAGTCTTCCGTCTAGATCCAGGTGGCTACGCTCGCCAAAACGATTACTGGACGGCCTACCGCATCGCGAACCTGATTGCTGATTTCGGAGAAACGCAACAAGATGGCTTCAACCAACGCATCGAAGGCTTGAAGAAAACCTATGCGGATCTTTCGGATGTATATCAGGCCAGAAAGGAAGACTCCGATATCCCTTTGAAATAAAATACCCAATCATAGCGACTCATGGCAAAAGCACTCGGTATCGGCGGCATATTTTTCAAAACAGAAGACCCGGCAGGATTGGCAGCCTGGTATCGCAAGTGGTTATCCTTTCCTGGAAGCGACGGCGACTATGTACCCTTCCCTCCTTCAGGCATTCCGGAGGGAGGATTTACGCTCTGGTCTCCCTTTGCGAAAGACAGTGAGTACTTTGGTATTCCCGATCAGACCTTTATGATCAACATCATGGTCGACGATCTGGATGAGGCGCTTAAACAAGTAGTCGAAGGCGGTGCACAAGCGGAAGAGAAAACGGAGGACTATCCTTACGGGAGATTCGGATGGTTTATCGATCCAGCTGGAAATCGTTCGAACTCTGGCAGGCACCCACTTCTAACGAATAAGATGCGCAGAACCATTCAGAACCACTTGCAACGACTCTCCCTGAGTCTGGTTTTGGGGTTCACCCTACTAGGGTTCGCTTGCTCAAAAAAGCCTACCTCGGTGACAGAGCTGTTTCCTGAAGTAGCATACGATGAACGCGCGCAGGCTAAGCAGTTCGCAATCAAAGCGACTGGCTCCAACCCGATGATCGACGATCTGGAAGACGGCGACCTCAACGGAATCAAAGCCGACGGTCGCAATTGGAGCTGGGCTCAATTCGACGACATGACCGATGGCATCCAGTATCTCACCATCGACCAGGAAAAGGAAGGTTCACGCCAAGGAAGCGTTCTCTATGTCAAAGGTGGCGGCTGGCAAAAGACAGGAGCAGGCGTCAGCGCCAATCTTGTCTACAAAACAACTCCCCGCAAGTATGGCTACTATGACGCCTCGGTTTTCTCAGGCATAGAGTTTTGGATCAAAGCCAAAGGCTTAAAACAACTCACCGTCTCAATTGGCACTCCGAAAACGACCTCTATCGATGATGGCGGAATTCGCCTCAACTCACCAACCGGTCATTTTGTACACCTCGTCTCCGCATCTGGAGAATGGGCTCAAGTTCGAATTCCATTTAGCGATTTTCGATTAAGTAACGGCAAGCAAACCTTGGCGTCAGATCCAAGCAGAATCAAAGGCATCCACTTTGGATTCAACACCACTACCGATTACGAGGCTTGGATTGATGACATCTCATTCTTCAAAGAAACAGGTAAAGATTAAGTCGTCCAAGAGATAAAACTGGGGCTTCAAGACGCATCGCAATCAGCCTTGCAAATGCTTTTAGCAAAGAGATGAATTAATATTCAGACTTCATCCGACATCTATATTCTAACCCAGAAACCATTTCTGAAGATCCCAATTTACGGTTTCATAGCCAACCTTGCTACCATTGGCTGACCATAGATGATAAACTCAACATCGATTTCGTCGGACGCTTTGAGCAACTTCAATCTGACTATGAAATCATTTGTGGAAAACTCGGCCTTCCAAAGTCGATGCTCCCAGTCATTAGAAAACGAGACAGGGCGCCCTACTCTAGTTTCTACAACGAAGAGACGCAACAGATCGTAGCAGATCGCAACCGAGTGGATATTGAACAATTCTCCTATGAATTTGAACACGATTAACCGTTGAAGGAAACTATGCCTATCCATTGGCTTCAAAATACCCTCAAGGCACGCCCCATTACCAGGAGGCTTTACTGCGCATTGCGAGACTGGAAGTTTAAAGTCTCCGACAGTCTTAAACTCAAAAAACTCGAGCGCCAATTCAGAGGTCACGAACTTCTGGTCGTAAAGTCCAGAGACTGCGGTTTCTTTTCCAATTTTTTTCAGGCAGTGGGAGGCATCCACCTCGCCCGGAAGAACAATCAACGGGTTGTGTTTCAGTTTGACAATGGACCTTACTTAGATCCGGAACGGCCTGAGGAGTCGTGGTGGTCCTACTATTTTCAACCCTCCAATCCCTCCACCTGGATTACAAACTTAGATAGCAGCTCTGAACAATCGGTTTATATAGTCGATGAAAAGGAGGACCTCAATCAAATGTCCAGAATGGGAGCCCGTTTTGAAAGACATGCGGCTCATCAAATCTTATCCGAATTCGTTCTCCAAAAAGCAGTGGCCGACGCAGTCCAGGCATTTAAGGAAACCCACCTTAGGAACCACTTTACAATCGGCCTTCATTACCGAGGAACGGACAAAGTCGAAGATGGATTGGAAGCCAACCGAGTGGGCTACAGTATGATTGATGAAACCCTCAATGCCATATCCGCTCAGGATATACCCTTTCGTCTATTTGTGGCTACCGATGAAGATCCCTTGATTCACCACTTGGATGGCAGAGAAACCTTCGAACTAGTCTACACCAACAGCCTGAGAAGCAGTAGCAACGAACCAGTCCATCTCAGCGCAAACCGACGATCCAAATATCAGCTTGGTTTCGATGCGTTGCTCGACGCCCTCTTACTCTCGCAGTGCGATTTCCTGCTCCGCACGGAGTCCAATTTATCCAAGTCCTGTAGGTTTTTCAACCCCACTCAGGAAAACATCAACCTGTCTACAGAATTCGCCTATTCGACTCCCGACTGGACCAAGCCAAAGACCCCAAACATAAAACGCATTCTCGGAAAAGTCGTCTCTGCCTATCAGCGCAAACAAGCTTTATCTAAAGAAGGAGTCGCGGGATCAGACTCTACTTAAAAAACACTTGCTTGCTGGTGTTCGAATCCGGTGCCCAAATCTTGATATTGTCCACATGCCCGATGTCATCGAAGGACCCAAAACCAATGAAGCCCTCCTCGAATGGCACGTCATCGGCGATCATGATAGGCGTCAGCATGTCCTCAAAGTATAGAGCGACCGTGCCCTTTTCTACATCCCGAACCAGGCGGATCTTCTTCCACTCCTCTATCCCCCAATCGACTCCGATCGTGCGAAAGTCAGTAATGGGTGTACGAGGTGATTCATTCACGACAAAGACATTGTGAGCATTGTTATCACCATGCTTGGCAACATGGATGTACATGTAGTGAGCCGGATCTTGGAATCCGAAGAAAAAACAATGATCTCGATGCGCATACCCCGGGGCCTCATCGGCATTTTCATATTCTTTCATGTACTCCTTGATCGGAGTTCCCTTGACCCCACTTTGCTGAATATCCACCTCCATGACAAAACTTCCGAAAGTCTTTCCTTTGATGAGCGCGATATTGTACGGTGAGCGGTGCGGGGGTTCATACTCGCTCTTCCCTTCGAGCGAGAGCACCTGGCTGCCTTGCACTTTTTCCAAGGCCCAAGCAGATGAATCTGTGATCATGAATTCCTTGAAAGACGACTTTTTGTCGAAGGACTGCTCATACTGAAGCGTATACCCTGCTGGCAAATCCGCAGGCTTGGCCATTGAGAGACTCAACAATGTGAAAAAAAGAGCTATAGAGGCAAGAAGTCGAATAATGGATATCTTCATAACAATAGAGTTCGAAGCCTAGGAATCAGATTCGAACATTGGCAATCGATTAACCGAATGCTTGCCAGAATATGAAACAAAAGCGACAAACAGCTATGCCTTTCTCTTTAAACCTAAGAACAATCCTGACCTGTTTGCTGATTTCGTCGATGAGTAGCCTGGCTGGATCACCAGCAAAAAAGGGAAAGTTGATTCTATCGAACCCCTTTGAAGGATCCCTGGAACGTCACGAGACCGTTGAGCTGAGCAACGGTTGGTCCCGGCGCGTTAGCTTCGGCATTTGGAACTTAGAGAAGGATGGCTCATTGACGGTGGAAAATGTTCCAGAACATGGCCATGGCCCAGTCCTCACTTTTATTGCCCCTATTCACGATATTATTATTGAGTGTGAATTCCAGATACCGGAGACTCCAGAAAAAGACCGACACTTTCGCATCTTCATCGACGAAGATGGCTACCGGGGACACAACATTCAATCCACGGCCAATGTCAGCTCCGTCTTTCGACCTGTAGGATTAACCTTACAACATCTTCGCAAGAATGATGACAAGGGTACACTGACAGATGCCGATTTCGGACCATTGAATTTAGACCTTCAACCAAACACATGGTACAAAATGCGACTGGAAGTCATGGGAGACCAGGCGAGAACCAACGTCGCTGGCAAGACAATCACAGCAACCCATCCTAACCTCACCGTTGTGAAAAATAAAATTGGGTTGAATCCCGGCATGGCTGGTGGCCGAATTCGTAACTTCAAAGCTTGGTCCGTAAAAAACTAGGACATAGATACTTTCATATGAGGAAATTGAGACATCGACTATTACTAATTGCCCATTGTTTGATTGCCGCAACTGGTATCCATGGGGCAGAACAACCCAACGTAATACTCATAGTAGCCGACGACATCGGCTTTGCTGACTTGGGCAGCTATGGATCTGAAATCCAAACTCCTAACCTCGACAAACTCGCCTACGGAGGGCTGCGATTCACAAATTTCTACAATATGTCCAAGTGTGAGACGACTCGCAGTGCACTCCACACGGGTCGCTTTTTGGAGGGGAAGAATATCCAAAACGCAGTCCCATTTTCCACGCTCATGGCGGACGCCGGCTATTACACCGCTATGGTCGGGAAGGAGCACTTTCGGACTTGGGTGCCTGCTCGCTGTTTTGCTGTTAATGCCTTCGAAGACTCATTCGTTTTCTGGAAGATTAATTCCTTCTTTGTTCGGCCTGAAACCGGAAAGTTCGAGTATCCGTTCAGACTAAACGGTATTCCCATTGCCCCTGAAGATATGGATGTTCGTCAACAGCCGCTCTTCAAAACCGATGTCATGACTAACTACGCTTTGAGTTTCATCGATAAAGCTTACGACCAAAAGAAACCGTTCCTTTTATATCTACCCTACCACGTTGCTCACTATCCACTACAGGCACGCCCAGAAGACATCGCCAAATACCGAGGCAAGTATAAGGTTGGTTGGGACCAAATTCGCGAACAACGATTTCAACGCCAAAAGGAACTCGGAGTTATTCCCCCAGATGCAACGCTCAGCCCGCCAGAAGGAAACATTAACAAGTTTCGCGGACCCTACCGGGACAATATCTACAAGTACCGTCCCTGGGACACGCTCGACGAAGCAGAACAGGACGAGCTCGACTTGGAACAAGCCGTTTTTGCTGCCATGATCGATCGCATGGACCAAAACATAGGTCGCATTCTTGATAAACTGGATGACCTCAAACAACGGGACAATACACTCATCATGTTCTTCACCGACAATGGTTCCTGTCCCTATGATTCAAATGCCGATTTTAGCATCCCTCCGGGTCCGGCCGAAGGCTATCGCACGTTGTCCGCCGCGTGGGCCCTGGTTGGCGACACGCCCTTTCGTTATTATAAACAATACGGCCACGAAGGTGGAGCCCACACTCACTTCATCGCCAATTGGCCTGACACCATTGAACCCGGACTCAACCATAACGTCGCCCATCTGACTGACATTTATCCTACAATGCTGGAGCTCGCCGGTACCGAATACCCGGACTCATTCGAAGACAACCCTACTCCAATACTCGATGGAGAATCGTTGATACCTCTTTTCCAAGGAGAATCCAGGGAGGAACCTGACATCATCATTTCCGGCTTTGGTGACCTATTTCGAATGGTTCGCGTAGGCGATTGGAAGATCGTCAAAGCTAATGGAGAGGCCTGGGAACTTTATAACCTGAAGGACGATCCCACAGAGTTAAATAACCTGGCCGCCACACAACCTGCAAAGCTCTTGGAACTCGTTAAGGCCTACGAAGACTACAGGGAGAAGTAATCTCGGCTTACCAAACTTCCCCGACCAAGGAGTGGATTCCCTTACCGCGAACGATTATTCGAAATCAGCTGTAAACCTTCCAACTCAAGCTGAGTTGCCTTGTCCGGGTTTTTAGAAGCGAGATCGTTCGTTTCACCAAGATCATCCTTGAGATTGAACAATGCCCAGGGCCGTTCGAAGCGTTTTCCACTCGGTTTCTCACGGCCACCTGATCCGTTACCAAGGATCAGTTTCCAGTCTCCATCGCGTATAGCGAACATGGCTCCTCCAGAATGATGAATCACCGGAGCCCGCTTGAATTGTTTATCGTTCCCCAGCATCAGTGGAAGAAAGCTAAAACTATCCTGGGCCGCTTCTTTGGGATCGGGCAGTTCCGCACCAACCACATCAGCTACCGTGGCGAACAAGTCCGTATGCGTAATGGTTCGTCCGGTTTCGGATCCAGCTTTAACTTTGCCAGGCCAACGAACAAAAAACGGAACGCGATGGCCGGCTTCCCAGATATCGGCCTTGGTTCCACGCAGCGCTCCGTTGGCAGTGTGATTTCCTTCGTAGTAGGCCTGTATCGTCGCATCGGATACGTGATCGGCATCATTCGGATCTCTTTGGCGATACATAAAGGATCCATTGTCACTGGTATACATCACAATCGTATCTTCAAAGATGCCGGCCTCATCCACCGCATTTAAAATTTGGCCCACTGTCCAATCGACCTGTACGACAAAGTCTCCATAAGGGCCGAGCTTGGTAATGCCATGAAAGCGGGGATGCGGGAGTACAGGTTTGTGAGGTGCTGTGAGTGGGAAGTAGAGAAAAAATGGGTCATCCGTTTTTGCCTGTTCGTGGATGTACTCTGCAGCTCGCTCGGTCAATTCGTCGAGGCAATCGACAGGTGAGAAATCAGAACCGAGCTCACCTGCACGAAGAAAAACCGGGAACTTGGATCCTGGGTGGTTGCGATTGGGGATACCCGTTATTTCATGATTTTCCACATAGACATACGGAGGAAAATCGAGCGAGGCCGTGATAACCAAGCTGTAGTCGAAGCCAACATCGTTAGGAGAATAATCAACCGGTTTGGTCCAGTCCCATTCTCCATCAGTCTTTTGAAATCCAAGGCCCAAATGCCACTTACCCACGATGCCGGTTTCGTACCCATTTCCTTGTAGAAACGAGGCTACCGTTTGACGGTCCGTTTCGATGATGGGTCGACCGTAACCATTGAGCACCCCTCGTGTGAGTGGGCTGCGCCAGCAGTAACGCCCAGTCATGACTCCATAGCGTGTAGGCGTGCAAACTGCAGAGGGCGAGTGGGCATTGGAGAACGTCATGCCTTCATTCGCCAGGCGATTGAGATGGGGTGTGGAGATAGTTGAATTCTCGTTGAGTGCCTGGACGTCACCATAGCCCATATCGTCGGCCATAATGAAGATGATGTTCGGTTTCGAAGCGAAGAGCTGCGATGAGATGAAAAAGGAGAAAAGAATGAAGACGTGTTTCATTGGGTGAAGAAGTATCTGAAAATGAAGGAAATCAAGTAAGAGGCCAGAATTCTATAGCTCCTCAATCATGATATCTTTGTACCAGGCTTCAGTAGGAGGACCGCTATGGATCTGAACGGCAATGATTCCTTCGGCTGAGATTTCGTTATCAGGCTCATTCCAATCAACCGTCTTGATACCATTGAGCCAAAGCTGAACGTGGCGACCTTCGCAACGAATGACATAGGTATTCCACCCATCGAAGTTGATGTGTTCGGACAACTTGTCCATGTCCGGTCCCGTGAGAATCTTGCGCCGGCGGGACTCATCGTAAAGAGCTCCCCAGTACTTACCACCCATGTCAGCCTGGTATCCGATCACTTCATGGTGATTGGGGATTCGTTCGGTACGAAACTGAACACCGGCATTGGCTTTCTCTCCGACTAGCTTGAATTTCAGCCGCAGTTCAAAGTCACCATAGCTCTTTTTAGTGCTGAGAAACTGGTTCTTAGGAATGGGTGTTTGCAGGTTACCTCCTACAATTGCTCCCTCTTCGATGCGGAACGACTCCATGGGACCTTCCCAACCTTTGAAGTTCTTTCCGTTAAACAAAGAAACCGGTTTGGCACTGAGTAGTGGTGCAAGGGCGATAATGAGACTTAGGGTAATGAAGAATTTCATACCGCAGCCTAGGACGATTGATTCATGATTGCCCAGCCCAGAGTGTATCGATTTTCTCAAAAAGAAATTAGATAAGGTCCCATGCATAAGAAACTAGCCCTACTCATACTTCTGATTCTTCCAATCGCACAGGCTCAGGCTTTTGAAGAGAAAAATGTCCAAGTGACCAAAGAAGTCCCAGGTAAATTAGTCATGCCGTCCAATAAATCGGCAGAAGCTGCAGTTCTGATTTTTCATGGATTCAACGACCACATGGATGGTGTGGGAAACTTGCAGGAGCAACTGGCCCACGCATTGGCCAAAGAAGGCATCGCCAGCCTGCGCATCAATTTTCGTGGTGAAGGTGAGAGGAACAACAATATCATTACCGCCACTCGAGAGTCGCGTGTTGAAGACGCAACCAACGCTTTCCATTACCTAAAAAAGGCTTATCCATATGCGAAGATAGGCGTCACCGGATGGAGTCTTGGCGGAAGCACCACTATACTCTTGATCGGCGAACACCCAGACTGGGCACAATCGGTGGTCGTCTGGTCCAGCGGTGGCAGTAACTCGCGCGACCAATTGGGAGCCGCCCGGGACAAAACTAGAAACGAGACCCTCAAGAAAGTTCTTTCAGAGGGTCGAGCCGAAATGGAAACCTGGACCACCATCACCTATACACGAGAGAACTATATCAGCTGGCTGGGTTTTGAATGGGAAGATTACTTACCCAATTACAAAGGGGCCTTCCTGGGGATTCGCGGCTCCGAAGACTTTCTCCCCCTCTATGAACCAGAGTGGGTAAAGGCTCTTTCGGGCAAACCAAGAGCTTACCATGTACTTGGTGGGGCCGATCACATTTTCAACGTACTCGATCCAGCAAACAGTCAAGGTGATGAAGTCGTCGCCCTGACTGTCGACTGGTTCAAGAAAACCTTGAAGTAGAAGCCCCCCGACTCATTAATGCACCTACAACTCCGCACCACTTTCCACCATGTCTGACAATAACAAGGCACTAAACCGATTTCGAAAAACCGCATTCTGGGAAGGGGTGTCCTTTCTGCTACTACTCGGGATCGCAATGCCAATCAAATATGGCTTGGGAAATCCTTACCCCGTGAAGGTTATCGGAATGGCCCACGGAGTTCTCTTCATCGCCTACGTTATATTCCTCATAATGGCCGCTATGGAATACGATTGGCCTCTTAAGAAGTCAGTCATCGCCTTCTTAGCATCCTTGGTTCCATTCGGACCCTTCATATTCGACAAGCGACTGGAGCGGGAGTCCGCCGAGGGGGCACTAACGGACGCCCCAGTCGAAAACTAATATTCAATTAGTCAAAATCCAGGGTAGCTCATGTCATAGGCAGACGGAGGCTCCCTTACCTGATAGGTGGTTTGCAGATAGGTGACCAGGTCGATTGAAATGATCTGCGAATTGAACACACTCACGGGTATGATAGAACAAAAGGAAGAAAATCCACCAAGTTGGACGGATGGACTTAAAGCTCATCCCTGGATCACCGGCATCTTCATATTTTGCGTCTTTCTTTGGACCGGGCTTGCCTTCATTTTCCTGCCAGAAGACTGGTCGAACATCCGAAAGATCGCCGCCGGAATCATCTGGGGCCTATTTTGCGCAGGCATCGTCACCGCCACGCGTACCGTGGGGAATTCTGATTAGAGGCCATCGCCTCCAGATCAAAGGTCTCCATTGGTTTCCGCAATTGGATATGGATTTTGGCTCGCATCCGCTTTCAAGGCCTCCACACTGAAAACCCTATCAGTATTCCCCATGTTAACTCCCAAGGAAAAACAGAATTCGGTTGAGCTCTATTTTATGGAGTCTCGAGCTAAACTTATCGATATCGCGGCATTCATGGATCGTGTCGAACGCGATGGCTTAACCGACGACTTTCGATATCAGGCCTTTTTAGACGCCCTGAAAGAACTTCACTCGGAAAAGCGAGCTGAGAGCGTACTGCTCTCTCTAAGCGATCCCACCGAAGAACCAATCCCTGCAGCTACTACCAAGGCCGCCTGCGGCGCATGGCCTGAAAAACCACAATGAGATATATAGAACCTCATGCTCACATGGTGAGCCGGACCACAGATGACTACCAGGCCATGGTTGTGGCCGGATGCAAAGCAGTCTGCGAGCCAGCCTTCTGGGCTGGATTCGATCGAAGCTCAGTCAATGGTTTCTACGACTACTTTTGTCAGCTCAC
This genomic stretch from Opitutia bacterium ISCC 52 harbors:
- a CDS encoding nucleoside deaminase, which produces MQFSNQQIVERLLSVIENDIVPLTRDGVSKGNKIFGGAILLKKDLSLVLAGTNNETANPLYHGEIHTMELLYQMPKEERPDPKDCIFFATHEPCTLCLSAITWGGYDNFYYLFSHEDSRDDFHIGHDLRILKEVFRLDPGGYARQNDYWTAYRIANLIADFGETQQDGFNQRIEGLKKTYADLSDVYQARKEDSDIPLK
- a CDS encoding CIA30 family protein codes for the protein MAKALGIGGIFFKTEDPAGLAAWYRKWLSFPGSDGDYVPFPPSGIPEGGFTLWSPFAKDSEYFGIPDQTFMINIMVDDLDEALKQVVEGGAQAEEKTEDYPYGRFGWFIDPAGNRSNSGRHPLLTNKMRRTIQNHLQRLSLSLVLGFTLLGFACSKKPTSVTELFPEVAYDERAQAKQFAIKATGSNPMIDDLEDGDLNGIKADGRNWSWAQFDDMTDGIQYLTIDQEKEGSRQGSVLYVKGGGWQKTGAGVSANLVYKTTPRKYGYYDASVFSGIEFWIKAKGLKQLTVSIGTPKTTSIDDGGIRLNSPTGHFVHLVSASGEWAQVRIPFSDFRLSNGKQTLASDPSRIKGIHFGFNTTTDYEAWIDDISFFKETGKD
- a CDS encoding arylsulfatase, whose product is MRKLRHRLLLIAHCLIAATGIHGAEQPNVILIVADDIGFADLGSYGSEIQTPNLDKLAYGGLRFTNFYNMSKCETTRSALHTGRFLEGKNIQNAVPFSTLMADAGYYTAMVGKEHFRTWVPARCFAVNAFEDSFVFWKINSFFVRPETGKFEYPFRLNGIPIAPEDMDVRQQPLFKTDVMTNYALSFIDKAYDQKKPFLLYLPYHVAHYPLQARPEDIAKYRGKYKVGWDQIREQRFQRQKELGVIPPDATLSPPEGNINKFRGPYRDNIYKYRPWDTLDEAEQDELDLEQAVFAAMIDRMDQNIGRILDKLDDLKQRDNTLIMFFTDNGSCPYDSNADFSIPPGPAEGYRTLSAAWALVGDTPFRYYKQYGHEGGAHTHFIANWPDTIEPGLNHNVAHLTDIYPTMLELAGTEYPDSFEDNPTPILDGESLIPLFQGESREEPDIIISGFGDLFRMVRVGDWKIVKANGEAWELYNLKDDPTELNNLAATQPAKLLELVKAYEDYREK
- a CDS encoding arylsulfatase encodes the protein MKHVFILFSFFISSQLFASKPNIIFIMADDMGYGDVQALNENSTISTPHLNRLANEGMTFSNAHSPSAVCTPTRYGVMTGRYCWRSPLTRGVLNGYGRPIIETDRQTVASFLQGNGYETGIVGKWHLGLGFQKTDGEWDWTKPVDYSPNDVGFDYSLVITASLDFPPYVYVENHEITGIPNRNHPGSKFPVFLRAGELGSDFSPVDCLDELTERAAEYIHEQAKTDDPFFLYFPLTAPHKPVLPHPRFHGITKLGPYGDFVVQVDWTVGQILNAVDEAGIFEDTIVMYTSDNGSFMYRQRDPNDADHVSDATIQAYYEGNHTANGALRGTKADIWEAGHRVPFFVRWPGKVKAGSETGRTITHTDLFATVADVVGAELPDPKEAAQDSFSFLPLMLGNDKQFKRAPVIHHSGGAMFAIRDGDWKLILGNGSGGREKPSGKRFERPWALFNLKDDLGETNDLASKNPDKATQLELEGLQLISNNRSR
- a CDS encoding DUF1080 domain-containing protein produces the protein MKFFITLSLIIALAPLLSAKPVSLFNGKNFKGWEGPMESFRIEEGAIVGGNLQTPIPKNQFLSTKKSYGDFELRLKFKLVGEKANAGVQFRTERIPNHHEVIGYQADMGGKYWGALYDESRRRKILTGPDMDKLSEHINFDGWNTYVIRCEGRHVQLWLNGIKTVDWNEPDNEISAEGIIAVQIHSGPPTEAWYKDIMIEEL
- a CDS encoding lysophospholipase, with product MHKKLALLILLILPIAQAQAFEEKNVQVTKEVPGKLVMPSNKSAEAAVLIFHGFNDHMDGVGNLQEQLAHALAKEGIASLRINFRGEGERNNNIITATRESRVEDATNAFHYLKKAYPYAKIGVTGWSLGGSTTILLIGEHPDWAQSVVVWSSGGSNSRDQLGAARDKTRNETLKKVLSEGRAEMETWTTITYTRENYISWLGFEWEDYLPNYKGAFLGIRGSEDFLPLYEPEWVKALSGKPRAYHVLGGADHIFNVLDPANSQGDEVVALTVDWFKKTLK
- a CDS encoding DUF3817 domain-containing protein — encoded protein: MSDNNKALNRFRKTAFWEGVSFLLLLGIAMPIKYGLGNPYPVKVIGMAHGVLFIAYVIFLIMAAMEYDWPLKKSVIAFLASLVPFGPFIFDKRLERESAEGALTDAPVEN